Proteins from a genomic interval of Plasmodium reichenowi strain SY57 chromosome 11, whole genome shotgun sequence:
- a CDS encoding hypothetical protein (conserved Plasmodium protein, unknown function) encodes MRNLNKRKLTCVENQSRKKRSTCDVGDKNENDIILKSENKNRKNITIKMDKESKEKKGKNINDKEQDDVIFMNDVDGYNTEYFKNLKKGAIIEMTLYNWMVFSGPITLRANQGINLIAAANASGKSSIACALVFGLGYNSNILSRNKELINFIKKGEKKSFIEITLKCDEEKKYICIKRIMNIINNKVESFWFVNNKKENYEKIEKIQKEFNLNLDNLITFMPQENVSKFSRLNPEELFECTLLAIDKKLLDDYNYLKKKIEEKKIGENKIKTYEHEIIEEEKIINDLEKKKNKYENLRMLLSRMKLYRVKKSLLLIEHKKKQVINIKEHIESLIKEKDTHFNTLKYYLSELEKCHKVINNLSLEYSSKKIIIKESLNKYMKLNLTLEDMEKQIIKEEKIMDDTVQNIYENKECIKELENKKKKIKEEIYKLEEFFNQKKDERINTILTIEENRMNENACIISKKIKNINTLNDDDNQYHNIKEKELQNDLKKISDENKKLLMKKYNLQSEYKSILDKLKKRKNYKNIQEEKFLNSIEFTLRERILNYKKNIKNIVETYNLLNKEYIENLKKKYDQIKLHNINEFNDEIVDELSKQNIIYGPLCKYIKCIKPQYDYILEYFLKKYFNSFLLIQKDNKEFLEVLYKKYKLSIITTNDKYFDTNKDNINRNNINFNDRNNNNNNAISGYPKFCQVTNEMRKRGVEYFLYELFDSPEVVKNSLINIVPIHISFIVKGDTLKNKSTKEINEFNKFMINEISKQLNEEVRSLFYFCEDNIHRYRISTYDKNIFIENFSHIEKKKCKILYNMNNDVKKDIDNLMERKEICEKELEVLQIQFSEFEKMKKEKNDEYNKIILERNEMNIKKKKCTLLKNELIKINENLDKYMKGENIIEEKKNMILKNINLINKKKIDICDEFLYILKEHSKYDKELFYIYHKLNQWKKYLSIIKNENIENEEKHENLKNSIEIEKNKLNSYMYDINELNGLLKIQKNELSQEEINTLDTIHFNLEQVENKLKECIIQEKIYNNLDSNNNKCEEKYNILLLSIERHKENVQNKIKEINNLKETILENEKQIHFILPHWSNQINEYIIFLNYNFEKFMNFINPEFFGKIDLIKKNDIYEKCELYIKVKFKKNAPFLLLSISHQSGGERSLTTMLYILSIQKLTKNGFYVLDELNQGLDHINEQKIFQLLSCLSNPLMYKQYFLHNYNYKYIHIDYCSIPQYFILTPQIIKNIVFKDITVHYLFNGFGVVDKQFDNFYENYIS; translated from the coding sequence ATGAGAAATTTAAATAAGAGGAAGTTAACATGTGTGGAAAACCAAAGTCGTAAAAAAAGAAGTACGTGTGATGTGGgagataaaaatgaaaatgatataatacTTAAATcagaaaataaaaacaggaagaatattacaataaaaatggaCAAAGAAAGCAAAGAAAAGAAAGgcaaaaatattaatgataaaGAACAAGATgatgttatatttatgaatgATGTGGATGGTTATAATAcagaatattttaaaaatttaaaaaaaggtGCTATCATAGAAATGACGTTATATAATTGGATGGTTTTTAGCGGTCCTATAACTCTAAGAGCTAATCAAGGAATAAATTTAATAGCTGCTGCAAATGCAAGTGGTAAATCTTCGATTGCTTGTGCTTTGGTGTTTGGTTTAGGatataatagtaatatattatctcgaaataaagaattaataaattttataaagaaaGGTGAAAAGAAGAGTTTTATAGAAATTACCTTAAAATGTGATgaagagaaaaaatatatatgcataaaaagaattatgaatattataaataataaagtgGAGAGTTTTTGGtttgttaataataaaaaagaaaattatgaaaaaattgaaaaaatcCAAAAAGAATTCAATTTAAATTTAGATAATTTAATTACATTTATGCCTCAAGAAAATGTTAGTAAATTTTCTAGACTAAATCCTGAAGAATTATTTGAATGCACATTATTAGCTattgataaaaaattactagatgattataattatttaaaaaagaagattgaagaaaagaaaattggagaaaataaaattaaaacatatgaacatgaaataatagaagaagaaaaaattataaatgatttagaaaaaaaaaaaaacaaatatgaaaatttaaGAATGTTATTATCTAGAATGAAATTATACAGAGTAAAGAAATCTTTGCTTTTAATTGAACACAAGAAAAAACAagttataaatataaaggaACATATAGAATCATTGATTAAAGAAAAGGATACACATTTTAATACcttgaaatattatttgtcTGAATTAGAGAAATGTCACAAagttataaataatttatcattAGAATATAgttcaaaaaaaataattattaagGAATCacttaataaatatatgaagCTTAATTTAACCTTAGAAGATATggaaaaacaaataattaaagaagaaaaaattatggaTGACACAGTTcagaatatatatgaaaataaggagtgtataaaagaattagaaaataagaaaaaaaaaataaaagaagaaatatacaaattaGAAGAATTTTTTAATCAAAAAAAGGATGAAAGAATTAATACAATATTAACAATAGAAGAAAATAGAATGAATGAAAATGCTTGTATAAtaagtaaaaaaataaaaaatataaatacattaaatgatgatgataatcaatatcataatataaaagaaaaagaattacaaaatgatttaaaaaaaatatctgatgaaaataaaaaattattaatgaaaaaatataatttacaatcagaatataaatctatattagataaattaaaaaaaagaaaaaactataaaaatatacaagaagaaaaatttcTCAATAGTATTGAATTTACATTAAGAGAACgaattttaaattataaaaaaaatattaaaaatattgtagaaacatataatttattgaataaggaatatatagaaaatttaaaaaaaaaatatgatcaaattaaattacataatataaatgaatttaATGATGAAATTGTTGATGAATTAtcaaaacaaaatataatatatggaccgttatgtaaatatataaaatgtataaaaccacaatatgattatattctagaatattttttaaagaaatattttaatagtTTTCTATTAATTCAAAAAGACAACAAAGAATTTTTGGAAGtcttatataaaaaatataaattatctATTATAACAACgaatgataaatattttgatacgaataaggataatataaataggaacaatataaattttaatgatcgtaataataataataataatgcGATATCTGGATATCCTAAATTTTGCCAAGTTACTAATGAAATGAGAAAAAGAGGTGtggaatattttttatatgaactTTTTGATAGCCCAGAAGTTGTAAAGAATAGTCTTATAAACATTGTACCTATacatatatcttttattgTTAAAGGAGATACTTTGAAAAATAAGAGCACAAAAGAAATTAatgaatttaataaatttatgaTTAATGAAATATCGAAACAATTAAATGAAGAGGTTAGGAgcttattttatttttgtgaAGATAATATACATCGTTATCGTATTAGTacatatgataaaaatatatttatagagaatttttctcatatagaaaaaaaaaaatgtaaaatattatataatatgaataacgatgtaaaaaaagatatagaCAATTTGATGGAAAGGAAAGAAATATGTGAAAAAGAACTTGAAGTATTACAAATACAATTTTCTGAGtttgaaaaaatgaaaaaagaaaaaaatgatgaatacaataaaataattttagAAAGAAACgaaatgaatataaaaaaaaagaaatgtactttattaaagaatgaattaataaaaataaatgaaaatttagataaatatatgaaaggggaaaatattattgaagaaaaaaaaaatatgattcttaaaaatattaatttaataaataaaaaaaaaattgatatatgtgatgaatttttatatattttaaaagaacatagtaaatatgataaggaattgttttatatttatcataaattaaatcaatggaaaaaatatttatcaataataaaaaatgaaaatatagaaaatgaagaaaaacatgaaaatttaaaaaatagtATTGAAATcgaaaaaaataaattaaattcttatatgtatgatataaatgaattaaacggtttattaaaaatacaaaaaaatgaattaagTCAAGAAGAAATCAATACTTTAGATACtatacattttaatttaGAACAAGTcgaaaataaattaaaagaatgTATAATtcaagaaaaaatatataataatttagatagtaataataataaatgtgaagaaaaatataatatattattattatctatagAAAGACATAAAGAAAATgttcaaaataaaataaaagaaataaataatttaaaagaaaccatattagaaaatgaaaaacaaatacattttatattaccACATTGGTCAAAtcaaataaatgaatatattattttcctaaattataattttgaaaAGTTTATGAATTTTATTAATCCAGAATTTTTTGGAAAAATAGATCtaatcaaaaaaaatgatatatatgaaaaatgtgaattatatattaaagtgaaatttaaaaaaaacgcacctttcttattattatctatatctCATCAATCGGGAGGTGAAAGATCTTTAACAACtatgttatatattctatctatacaaaaattaacaaaaaatgGGTTTTATGTTTTAGATGAATTAAATCAAGGGTTAGATCATATTAACGAACAGAAAATCTTCCAATTACTTTCTTGCTTATCAAATCCTCTTATGTATAAACAATACTTCttacataattataattataaatatattcacaTCGATTATTGTTCAATACCtcaatattttatattaacaccacaaattattaaaaatatcgTTTTTAAAGATATTACTGTACATTATCTTTTTAATGGTTTTGGAGTTGTCGATAAGCAGTTTGATAATTTTTAcgaaaattatatatcatga